GGCCCGCGGGGACGGGCAAGACGTACTTGGCCGTGGCTGTGGGCGTAGCCCTGTTACGCAAGGAGGAAGTAAAAAGGATCGTTCTTACCCGGCCTGCTGTCGAGGCGGGGGAGGAACTCGGTTTTCTTCCAGGGGACGTGACGGAAAAAGTGCTCCCCTATCTGCGGCCGCTCTATGACGCCCTAGGGGATATGCTAGATCCGGAGGAGCTGGAGAGGCTTTTTGATAGGGGGAGCATTGAAATTGCGCCTTTGGCATATATGCGTGGCCGAACACTTGCCCATAGCTTTGTCATTCTCGATGAGGCTCAAAATACGAGTCGAGAGCAAATGCTTATGTTTTTGACGCGGCTTGGTCCTGGGTCTCGCTGCGTGGTTACGGGGGATCCGACTCAGATTGATCTTCCCAAGCCGAAAGATTCGGGTCTTCTTGAGGCTCTTCAGGCTCTGCGGGGGGTTCGAGACATCTATATCTGCCAGTTCGACGAGTCGGATGTGATCCGCGGCCCATTGGTTCAAGAGATTGTTCGGGCTTATTCGGTGTACCGCGGGACCAGGGATGCCGGGCAATTATGACGCTATCAGAGCTCCGCTGGTTCCGGGGGCTTGAGCATTGGCGGCTGGTCCGCAAGGGGATGGCGTGCGGGCGGCTGCGGCGCACGGCACAACGGCCCGCATGGTTAGTGGGTTTGGACCGCAGCCTCTGGGTTCGGGTTCTTTTGTGCGCCGGTTTTACGGCAAGCGTTGTTGCTCTTAGCTTCTGGCGGCAGCAACACTCTACGGGGTGCCTCTGGCTTTTGGCTCTGCTTGTCGTTCTTAGTTCCCTTCTCCTTCTGTATTTAGAACTTCCCGAAGTTTTCCGCAGTAATTCCCAGCTGGGACTTGTGTGTGGTTCCATGCTGGTCAACGTCCTAATAAGCAAAGGGGTGTATGTGTGGACGCTCCAGCACCAGCAGTGGGAACTGCGCGACATCTACTTTTACGTGCCGACTGCTTTTGCTCCTCTATTGGTGACGGTCTTGCTGGGTGTCCGGGCCGGTGTCTATACGGTCGTCGCGACCGCGTTGACGGCGGCACTTCTGGTCAACCAGAGCTTAATCCTGCTGGCACTGGATCTGGTGGCCGGGTGCACAGGGGTGTATTGCACTCGAAATGCGCGCCGGAGGCGGGATCTCCTTTGGGCAGGTGTTGCCGTGGGGTTAGCCGGATCCATTGGGGGTGTCCTTTTTGGTTGGGCCAGTCGAACCTCTCAAGCGTATCTGTGGCAG
The genomic region above belongs to Candidatus Methylacidithermus pantelleriae and contains:
- a CDS encoding PhoH family protein, with protein sequence MSQNGLTTSSQILAFEDGRVVHSLLANEPKHLKVIEERFGVRVTTREGWVRIDGQQEGVEKVRRLFEELATAREQGLVIRKDEFRYAVDSVDRQGVARLTELYEARLSVSPKKSPITPKTSRQKEYVEALQRYPLVFGTGPAGTGKTYLAVAVGVALLRKEEVKRIVLTRPAVEAGEELGFLPGDVTEKVLPYLRPLYDALGDMLDPEELERLFDRGSIEIAPLAYMRGRTLAHSFVILDEAQNTSREQMLMFLTRLGPGSRCVVTGDPTQIDLPKPKDSGLLEALQALRGVRDIYICQFDESDVIRGPLVQEIVRAYSVYRGTRDAGQL